One genomic segment of Octopus sinensis linkage group LG22, ASM634580v1, whole genome shotgun sequence includes these proteins:
- the LOC115223128 gene encoding general transcription factor II-I repeat domain-containing protein 2-like produces MSCSKLSKKRKEECRVFNENWTEKYFFTDVGVKAACLICSETVAVFKEYNLKRHFQTKHANFGHNLSKQELQKKANDLTKRLKQQKNVFDKTSSLQRNATKASFILANKIAKQNKSFTEAEFIRDCMVDAVSVVCPEVKSKVEAISLSRRTIVRRIDAIAVNIHEQLLTASGRFQWFSIALDESTDIQDTAQLLIYIRGIDENFEITEELLSMESLKDTTTGKDLFNSVINSSIRSGLTLNKLASITTDGAPSLTGKHSGLVKLLNDKIKEDFPLHSVLSFHCIIHQESLCKSSLKLKHVIEPVVRAVNLIRSRGLKHRQFRSFLEDVEADFTDVLYYTNVRWLSIGKVLKRVWDLKAEILMFLKIQDISCDFLNEMESDEWVCDFAFAVDIMQKLNELNTKLQGKGIFAHELYLEVKAFHWKLGLFAKQLNEQKFIHFPLLKTQSVTQESSDKYSSQLMALQKEFIRRFADFKAVEGLFDLLNSPLACDIETTIEELQIELIHLQADNSLKMMFESKPLVEFYASLHSKKFQNLKNLQERCLCCLHQLTYVSRLSPS; encoded by the coding sequence ATGAGTTGTTCGAAGCTATCTAAAAAGCGAAAAGAGGAATGTcgtgtttttaatgaaaattggaCTGAAAAGTATTTCTTTACCGACGTTGGAGTGAAAGCTGCATGTTTGATTTGTTCTGAAACAGTTGCTGTGTTCAAGGAATATAATTTGAAACGCCACTTTCAAACGAAGCACGCCAATTTTGGACACAATTTATCAAAACAAGAACTgcaaaagaaagcaaatgatcTGACAAAACGTTTGAAGcaacagaaaaatgtttttgataaaaCTTCCTCTTTACAAAGGAACGCGACAAAGGCAAGTTTTATATTGGCCAACAAAATTGCAAAGCAAAACAAGTCATTCACAGAAGCAGAATTTATCAGAGATTGTATGGTTGATGCTGTCAGCGTTGTGTGTCCTGAAGTTAAGTCAAAAGTAGAAGCCATTTCCCTGTCACGAAGAACTATTGTTCGTCGCATTGATGCAATTGCCGTGAATATTCATGAACAGCTATTAACAGCCAGTGGTCGATTTCAGTGGTTTTCTATTGCTTTAGATGAGAGTACTGATATTCAGGATACTGCTCAGTTACTCATTTACATCAGAGGAATTGACGAAAACTTTGAAATTACAGAGGAATTGTTATCTATGGAGTCTCTCAAAGACACTACTACTGGAAAAGATTTGTTCAACAGTGTCATTAACAGTTCAATCAGGTCTGGATTAACCCTAAATAAACTGGCCAGCATTACAACCGATGGAGCTCCTTCACTCACCGGTAAACATTCCGGCCTTGTGAAGTTGTTGAACGACAAAATCAAAGAAGATTTTCCACTACACAGTGTGTTGTCTTTTCACTGCATCATACATCAAGAAAGCCTTTGTAAGTCATCTTTAAAACTCAAACATGTCATCGAACCTGTGGTGCGTGCAGTGAATTTAATAAGATCACGGGGATTGAAACACAGGCAATTCCGAAGTTTCTTGGAGGATGTGGAGGCTGATTTTACTGATGTGCTGTACTACACAAATGTCCGCTGGTTAAGCATTGGAAAAGTTCTTAAGAGAGTATGGGACCTCAAAGCAGAGATTCTTATGTTTCTCAAAATACAAGACATCTCCTGTGACTTTTTAAACGAAATGGAGAGTGACGAATGGGTTTGTGATTTTGCATTTGCTGTGGACATAATGCAGAAGCTGAATGAACTTAACACAAAACTGCAAGGCAAAGGTATATTTGCTCATGAATTGTACCTGGAAGTGAAAGCTTTTCATTGGAAGCTTGGACTTTTTGCCAAGCAGCTGAATGAGCAAAAATTTATTCACTTCCCTCTGCTGAAAACACAGTCTGTTACACAAGAATCATCGGACAAGTACAGTTCCCAGTTGATGGCTTTACAAAAGGAATTCATTAGAAGATTTGCTGATTTCAAGGCAGTTGAAGGCCTGTTCGATTTGCTTAACTCACCTCTTGCCTGTGACATTGAAACAACTATCGAGGAACTGCAGATAGAACTGATTCATTTGCAAGCCGAcaattctttaaagatgatgtttgAAAGTAAACCACTGGTCGAGTTTTATGCTTCTCTACATTCAAAAAAGTTTCAAAATCTAAAAAATTTGCAAGAaagatgtttgtgttgtttgcATCAACTTACATATGTGAGCAGACTTTCTCCATCATGA